Proteins co-encoded in one Candidatus Lokiarchaeota archaeon genomic window:
- a CDS encoding S8 family serine peptidase codes for MHRYWEPDQPSRKETKTDTKKLVAAVIIILLLLTTAIALLSGLLPETPIEGQNVRVAVLDTGVDQTLDLQGRIGPQRSFVSAQYGYDSTDSTVGDSKPSDIAHGTMVAEMIAEESNNAVIVNAKVIGSGGSATVLGIIAAIEWSLEQNCTVINLSLGSTPSYGDPLEKAVKRAFEQGAIVVGAAGNEGQGGVAGTSISSPSVFPYCIAVGALDENGVPDDYTSLGPTYRRYMKPDISAAGYVQSGGATYYGTSFASPRVAAAAAELVQYCSDEGIQYTPGSITTALLAGADTINYPSYVAGAGALNLEESKNIISAQSTNGGIPQLSFTHPGTLPLNFEKLFFGDNYTFNIQLFNGEMTTYQVTESTATPEVFQIESQITINQTRLVPISIHVPESGGTTYSADIL; via the coding sequence ATGCATAGATACTGGGAGCCAGACCAACCTAGCAGGAAGGAAACAAAAACTGATACCAAGAAGCTAGTAGCAGCGGTAATCATCATTCTACTTCTTCTTACCACAGCAATAGCCTTACTCTCCGGACTCTTGCCTGAGACTCCAATCGAGGGGCAAAATGTTAGGGTAGCTGTTCTAGACACAGGGGTTGACCAGACCCTGGATCTTCAGGGTAGAATTGGTCCTCAGAGGAGCTTTGTTTCAGCCCAGTACGGTTATGACTCAACAGACAGTACTGTTGGAGATTCGAAGCCAAGCGATATCGCTCACGGAACAATGGTTGCGGAAATGATTGCAGAAGAAAGTAATAACGCAGTAATTGTAAACGCCAAGGTTATCGGTAGCGGTGGTTCTGCTACAGTATTGGGAATAATCGCTGCAATCGAATGGTCGCTTGAACAGAATTGTACTGTGATTAATCTGAGCCTCGGTTCTACTCCATCATATGGAGATCCGCTGGAAAAAGCCGTCAAGAGAGCGTTTGAACAGGGAGCCATAGTAGTTGGCGCTGCAGGAAATGAGGGACAAGGGGGTGTAGCTGGAACAAGCATATCTTCGCCAAGTGTGTTCCCATATTGCATTGCAGTTGGAGCACTAGATGAGAACGGGGTTCCCGATGATTACACCAGCCTCGGGCCAACATACAGACGTTATATGAAGCCAGACATATCTGCAGCAGGATATGTTCAATCAGGGGGAGCAACATATTATGGAACAAGCTTCGCCTCCCCTAGAGTTGCTGCTGCAGCTGCAGAGCTAGTACAGTATTGTAGTGATGAGGGAATCCAATACACCCCGGGTTCAATTACTACAGCCCTTCTTGCAGGAGCTGATACAATAAACTATCCCAGTTATGTTGCTGGAGCAGGAGCGCTGAATCTAGAAGAATCCAAGAACATCATATCTGCCCAGAGTACCAACGGTGGAATTCCTCAACTTTCCTTTACTCATCCAGGAACGCTTCCTCTCAATTTCGAGAAACTATTCTTTGGTGACAACTACACGTTCAATATACAGCTCTTCAATGGTGAGATGACCACATACCAAGTTACTGAATCGACAGCCACGCCCGAGGTATTTCAGATTGAATCCCAAATAACAATCAATCAAACCCGATTGGTTCCTATTTCAATCCATGTTCCTGAATCCGGAGGTACAACATATTCAGCAGACATTCTCTT
- a CDS encoding HAD-IC family P-type ATPase, translated as MAQQKMTQDEGNNLENVPSMDLTAVLGALSVDWKEGLSSEQVKERHKNYGPNAIPKAKGSFWKVYIAPLLNWLINIYIVSSIALIFLAYAFPSDQNQLAQAVVWLSVVFVNCLVAVFQQFRAQKKLEALEKLSVGDARVRRNGHELTIPPDEIVPGDILIIEQGDKIPADGRIIQSSNFSTNEASLTGESVPVEKDEHAQVDLFASIPEMKNMVFFGTYAATGTAEAITTTTGANTQIGKIQGTLEELNTGDIPLRRKVNKLAKYLGMAAIALLSVSFFWQVLIKPLLGGRELLLTLTAIADELTEGITKAMTIMPINIPLLTTIVLLTGVLAMAKKGVIIRDLSAVESLGRVSVICSDKTGTMTKNQMTVKLCWDTESFYSISGTGYEPEGTIDSVVGKPELGDSDSIISTEIEDVRNHPNLQKLLLCAGLNNDAELVKKEIVEGESVWTPIGDPTDAALLAFFRKTDLDEAKVSDEYETIEEYPFDSELKRMSKVFRINGQLVSFVKGASEVILPRCKKLGGETSQKMTKKDIAEINELTHDYASRGYRVISLAYREMDSVPGDEEKGRIKAENDLTYLGFACIVDPPREGVRDAVAQCHSAGINVVMITGDSIDTAKTIASELGIHSENSLAVEGKDIPELSNEDFSKTNVFARVDPEHKQIIVERYQDQEKVVAMTGDGVNDSLALAMSDAGIAMGITGTDVAKEAADLVITDDSFPSIVTGVHEGRGLFNKIRFMIYFYIAINLFESVLFFGALFVLPEGIIILAVWQSLYLVVTTHSFPGLALVFDKTSPKAMTEEPRDSQDIITKPLAKYMALNVVLMVIGAAIVYALTFTGWGGIVGIYSENLTGAYPILMPFHEELTIEAAKATVMMMTVILIVESTLALIIRRINMPLADSIREPGIERFVVLLGLIYLGHLILMYVPLAQVILGSIGLHFYFVPLTLYDWLICILLSLPAILGMEIYKWYLDREGVTL; from the coding sequence TTGGCTCAACAGAAGATGACACAGGATGAAGGAAACAACCTAGAGAACGTCCCCTCGATGGATTTGACTGCTGTTCTCGGTGCACTTTCTGTTGATTGGAAAGAGGGACTTTCTAGCGAGCAAGTGAAAGAACGTCACAAGAACTACGGCCCAAACGCAATTCCCAAAGCCAAGGGGTCTTTTTGGAAAGTATACATAGCTCCCCTTCTGAATTGGCTGATTAACATCTACATTGTTAGCTCGATAGCTCTCATTTTTCTTGCCTATGCATTTCCGTCAGACCAGAATCAACTAGCCCAAGCTGTTGTTTGGCTTTCTGTAGTGTTTGTCAACTGTTTAGTGGCTGTTTTTCAGCAGTTTCGCGCACAGAAGAAATTGGAAGCGCTTGAGAAGCTGTCTGTTGGTGATGCCCGTGTCAGACGAAATGGACACGAATTGACGATACCACCAGATGAGATTGTGCCTGGTGATATTCTGATTATAGAACAGGGAGATAAGATACCCGCAGATGGCAGGATAATTCAATCATCGAACTTTTCTACGAATGAAGCATCTCTGACAGGAGAAAGCGTACCAGTTGAAAAGGACGAGCATGCTCAAGTGGATCTCTTTGCGTCCATTCCAGAAATGAAGAATATGGTATTCTTTGGCACATATGCTGCCACAGGTACTGCTGAGGCGATTACGACCACTACTGGTGCAAACACGCAAATCGGCAAAATACAGGGCACATTAGAAGAACTCAATACTGGTGATATTCCGCTACGAAGGAAGGTAAACAAGCTCGCCAAGTATCTGGGAATGGCTGCCATAGCCCTCCTTAGTGTCTCCTTCTTTTGGCAGGTATTGATTAAACCGTTGCTTGGTGGGCGAGAATTGTTGCTAACGCTTACTGCTATAGCTGATGAGCTCACCGAAGGCATAACAAAAGCTATGACTATTATGCCCATCAATATCCCCCTCTTGACAACCATTGTACTTCTTACTGGCGTCTTGGCTATGGCAAAGAAAGGTGTGATTATCAGAGATCTTTCTGCAGTTGAAAGCCTTGGTAGAGTGAGTGTTATCTGCTCGGACAAAACCGGTACCATGACTAAGAATCAAATGACTGTCAAGCTCTGCTGGGATACAGAGAGCTTCTATTCCATCAGTGGAACCGGCTATGAACCCGAGGGAACGATAGATTCTGTTGTAGGGAAACCCGAGTTGGGTGACTCTGATTCGATTATCTCTACGGAGATAGAAGACGTAAGAAATCATCCAAACCTACAGAAACTGCTCCTCTGTGCTGGTTTGAATAATGATGCCGAACTTGTGAAAAAGGAAATAGTCGAAGGCGAATCTGTTTGGACACCAATTGGAGATCCAACCGATGCCGCCTTGCTGGCATTCTTCAGAAAAACCGATCTTGATGAAGCAAAAGTATCTGACGAATATGAAACGATCGAGGAGTACCCCTTCGATTCAGAGCTGAAACGAATGTCCAAGGTGTTCAGGATTAATGGTCAGCTCGTATCATTTGTGAAGGGGGCCTCCGAGGTAATTCTGCCACGATGTAAAAAGCTTGGCGGTGAAACTTCGCAGAAGATGACAAAGAAGGATATCGCTGAAATCAATGAACTTACTCACGATTACGCATCAAGGGGATACAGAGTCATATCCTTGGCCTACCGTGAGATGGATTCTGTTCCGGGTGATGAAGAAAAGGGCAGAATCAAAGCAGAAAACGACCTCACTTACTTGGGATTTGCATGTATTGTGGATCCACCTCGTGAAGGAGTAAGAGACGCCGTTGCTCAATGCCACAGCGCTGGTATCAATGTTGTCATGATTACCGGTGATAGTATTGACACAGCCAAGACTATCGCATCTGAACTTGGAATTCATAGCGAAAACTCCCTTGCTGTTGAAGGCAAGGATATTCCCGAGCTAAGTAATGAGGACTTCTCGAAAACTAATGTCTTTGCTAGAGTCGATCCCGAGCATAAACAGATCATAGTTGAACGATATCAGGATCAAGAGAAGGTTGTCGCGATGACAGGTGATGGCGTCAATGATTCCTTGGCTCTGGCGATGAGTGATGCAGGGATTGCTATGGGCATCACCGGCACGGATGTTGCTAAAGAGGCTGCGGACCTTGTGATAACTGACGATAGCTTCCCTTCGATTGTAACAGGTGTTCACGAAGGTAGAGGTTTGTTCAACAAGATACGATTCATGATCTATTTCTATATCGCAATAAACCTCTTTGAGAGTGTACTGTTCTTTGGAGCTCTTTTTGTACTCCCTGAAGGCATTATCATTCTAGCTGTCTGGCAGAGTCTCTACCTTGTGGTAACAACGCATTCCTTCCCTGGATTAGCGCTTGTGTTTGATAAGACATCGCCCAAAGCGATGACCGAAGAACCACGAGATAGCCAGGACATCATTACCAAGCCACTAGCGAAATACATGGCACTGAATGTTGTACTCATGGTGATCGGTGCTGCAATAGTATACGCCCTTACATTTACTGGCTGGGGTGGCATCGTAGGAATTTATTCAGAGAACCTTACTGGGGCTTATCCCATTCTAATGCCATTCCATGAGGAATTAACGATAGAGGCCGCAAAGGCTACAGTAATGATGATGACGGTCATCCTCATTGTTGAGAGCACACTTGCACTCATAATACGCCGAATAAACATGCCCCTGGCAGATAGTATCCGCGAGCCTGGTATTGAACGGTTTGTCGTGCTGCTAGGTCTCATCTATCTGGGCCATCTGATTTTGATGTATGTGCCGCTAGCGCAAGTCATCCTTGGCTCCATCGGGCTGCACTTCTATTTTGTACCGCTTACACTATACGATTGGCTGATTTGCATACTCTTGTCGCTTCCTGCAATACTTGGTATGGAGATTTACAAGTGGTACCTTGATAGAGAGGGTGTGACACTCTAA
- the panB gene encoding 3-methyl-2-oxobutanoate hydroxymethyltransferase produces the protein MTTHRFKRMKEKGKKIVMLTAYDAPTAKILSDSGVDAILVGDSVGNSLLGYESTVPVTLDDVIHHTAAVSRAKPQSLVIGDMPFMSYKVSIEQALENCGRMLQEGGAEAVKLEGGKSIAPTVKAVVEAGIPVMAHIGLTPQSIYELGGYRVQGRTAEAAEELVAHAKKLEEAGAFSLVIELVPSETAKVITDAIDIPTIGIGAGPHCDGQVLVIYDMLGLFEEFKPKFVKKYANIRKLIVDAVDEYSEEVREGKFPDPEHSFEMSEEESGRLYGRTDYSS, from the coding sequence ATGACCACCCATCGCTTCAAACGCATGAAAGAGAAAGGCAAGAAGATTGTCATGCTTACTGCCTATGATGCACCCACCGCTAAGATTCTCAGTGATTCTGGAGTTGACGCGATTTTGGTAGGTGATTCAGTAGGGAACTCCTTGCTGGGATATGAAAGCACTGTACCTGTGACTCTGGATGATGTCATTCATCATACCGCTGCAGTATCTCGAGCCAAACCCCAAAGCCTCGTCATTGGTGATATGCCTTTTATGTCGTACAAGGTGAGCATTGAGCAAGCCTTGGAAAACTGTGGAAGGATGCTTCAAGAAGGGGGAGCTGAAGCTGTGAAACTGGAAGGTGGGAAGAGTATTGCACCAACCGTTAAGGCTGTGGTTGAAGCCGGCATTCCTGTTATGGCTCATATCGGCTTGACTCCGCAGTCGATATACGAGCTGGGTGGCTACCGGGTTCAGGGTAGGACCGCAGAAGCAGCTGAAGAGCTTGTTGCCCATGCAAAGAAGCTAGAAGAAGCAGGGGCATTCTCACTTGTAATTGAATTGGTTCCTTCAGAAACCGCCAAAGTCATCACGGATGCCATTGACATTCCTACTATTGGGATTGGAGCCGGCCCTCATTGCGATGGACAGGTTCTGGTTATATACGATATGCTGGGATTGTTTGAGGAATTCAAGCCGAAATTCGTCAAAAAATACGCTAACATTCGTAAACTGATTGTGGATGCAGTGGATGAATACTCTGAAGAGGTCAGAGAAGGAAAATTCCCTGACCCGGAGCATTCTTTTGAAATGTCAGAAGAGGAAAGCGGCCGACTCTATGGAAGAACGGACTACTCGTCCTAA
- a CDS encoding DUF1858 domain-containing protein: protein MSQTITKDMRIAEVVQRWPETAEKFLEWGLHCVGCGVARFESIEQGANTHGIPADELVKDLNNVIKGKDKAKRN from the coding sequence ATGAGTCAGACTATTACCAAAGACATGCGAATAGCAGAAGTAGTACAGCGGTGGCCTGAAACGGCGGAGAAATTCCTCGAATGGGGTCTTCACTGTGTAGGCTGTGGAGTTGCCAGGTTCGAATCAATTGAACAGGGTGCCAACACCCACGGTATTCCAGCTGATGAATTGGTGAAGGATCTCAACAACGTCATAAAGGGAAAGGATAAAGCAAAGAGGAATTAG
- a CDS encoding MBL fold metallo-hydrolase, which yields MKEITSLKKLEVVMLVDNAVNWASKPRDDHVKPATRWVNRDKHDPEYLWGGHGISMLVRAYGQEKEYCVLYDTGLSEELLAHNVNLLGVDLQSVDAIVLSHGHWDHAGGLIWALKSIEKSNLPVYLHPDMFHERAVRNEETGELRKLNPIPTLEDIIEAGGKPVVTRDQVALANGLLVVSGEIPRQTDYEKGFPGHMSQVEGEWEKDEEILDDRCLIAKSDRTGLIVMTGCGHAGIVNTTLEAKRLAESKEIFGIIGGFHLVEDETGEIIERTIEDLSSMNPSLLVPAHCTGSKGQRRMFQEMPEAYTDSSVGHLIEL from the coding sequence ATGAAAGAAATCACCAGTCTGAAGAAGCTAGAGGTCGTAATGCTTGTTGACAACGCAGTGAATTGGGCTTCAAAGCCTAGAGATGATCATGTCAAACCTGCTACACGTTGGGTCAATAGGGATAAACATGACCCGGAGTACCTTTGGGGCGGGCATGGGATATCTATGCTTGTTAGAGCCTACGGACAGGAGAAAGAATACTGCGTGTTATATGACACCGGGCTTTCCGAAGAACTACTTGCACACAATGTCAATTTGTTGGGTGTAGATCTTCAATCCGTTGATGCTATTGTGCTATCTCATGGGCACTGGGATCATGCCGGGGGCCTCATTTGGGCTCTCAAGAGCATCGAAAAATCCAATCTTCCAGTTTACCTTCACCCGGATATGTTTCATGAACGAGCGGTGAGAAACGAAGAAACAGGTGAGCTAAGAAAGCTAAATCCAATTCCAACACTAGAAGATATAATCGAAGCGGGGGGTAAGCCAGTTGTTACAAGGGACCAGGTTGCTTTGGCGAATGGCCTCCTTGTTGTCAGCGGTGAAATCCCACGCCAAACCGACTACGAAAAAGGTTTTCCAGGTCACATGTCACAAGTTGAGGGAGAATGGGAGAAAGACGAAGAAATCCTTGACGACCGGTGTCTCATAGCCAAATCAGATCGTACGGGTTTGATAGTCATGACTGGATGTGGTCACGCCGGTATTGTTAACACAACACTAGAAGCTAAACGTTTGGCAGAATCCAAGGAGATTTTTGGAATAATCGGCGGATTCCATCTAGTCGAAGATGAAACAGGCGAAATCATAGAACGAACCATTGAAGACCTCTCATCCATGAATCCATCACTTCTGGTGCCAGCTCACTGTACAGGGTCTAAAGGACAACGACGTATGTTCCAAGAAATGCCAGAAGCTTACACCGATTCAAGCGTGGGTCATCTTATCGAGCTTTGA
- a CDS encoding winged helix-turn-helix transcriptional regulator, which yields MTEKNSVEFDDKDLTILESLQKDSSRTIASIADEVGLGISTTHNRIKSLEDDGVIKGYHAVLDGDKLNRSTVAFILTTVRYRVPGQPEVLSQRQFCNDIKQHHLVQEVHVISGEYDVLLKLRARDVEEINDFVVEFLRQIPAVDRTLTMFVMEEFLSTQAIRGLKETETRVDAN from the coding sequence ATGACCGAAAAAAATTCAGTCGAATTCGATGATAAAGACCTCACGATATTGGAATCATTGCAGAAAGATAGCAGTCGTACGATTGCAAGCATTGCAGATGAAGTGGGACTAGGCATTTCTACGACCCACAATAGAATCAAATCACTGGAAGACGATGGGGTGATTAAGGGATATCATGCAGTGCTTGATGGTGACAAGCTGAATCGATCTACGGTAGCATTCATTCTCACAACCGTACGTTACCGTGTTCCGGGACAACCTGAAGTCCTATCACAGCGGCAGTTCTGCAATGACATCAAGCAGCACCACCTCGTTCAGGAGGTACACGTCATTAGTGGAGAGTATGATGTCCTACTCAAATTGAGGGCGCGTGATGTTGAAGAAATCAACGATTTCGTAGTGGAATTCTTGCGCCAAATCCCTGCTGTCGATAGAACATTGACCATGTTTGTCATGGAGGAATTTCTATCAACGCAGGCAATTCGTGGTCTTAAGGAAACCGAGACTAGAGTAGATGCAAACTGA
- a CDS encoding response regulator yields the protein MRIMAGNDPMSIKNIADEREQRGQLIGKKQKNVDGRILVIDDNENLCRSLELVFDKKGYSTKSAYTGAEALEKIRQEKFDIGLLDMRLPDIKGTELLKELSQKNPEMDVIVITGHATVDDAVESLTSIATDYMIKPLDMDNVLNTVEGIFEKRRLIQEKREAEEALRSSEQRFRSLVSSLHDIVFIIDDENRYADYFCSDSHLLYLPPSEFLNKHISEVLPPEVSGKFTTAIQRVRETEQPETIEYHLNFDGKQRWFETEISLHENGSDMIASVKEITEQVNAKKQLETAVELYISTIEAVDDCILVVDNMGYPMHWNDKFVDIWTINIEDMGTMTALEIFQEFDFLLEGSQEFIEILESIDESKREATGILEFRDGRAFEWYTAPIIEQVELVARVWTFSDITQLKRAEESAYLYLDLLGHDVRNHLQGITIGVDILESANDSETVRAAMNTLREGISKTSRLIDKVKSTENLPSSKLRTRRLDHAVAHVAEDCRSRFSDTNLIVEIEVQEAKTPADEHLEYLIMNLVENAVQENPRETKKVWINLSEAVNGFELSVKDNGTGLSDNRKKELFNSSRRYGGIGLHQVKQIAEKYGGYIHVKDRVPNDYSQGAEFKVYFPAAD from the coding sequence ATGAGGATAATGGCGGGGAATGATCCCATGTCAATCAAAAACATCGCCGACGAGAGGGAGCAAAGAGGGCAATTGATAGGAAAGAAACAAAAGAATGTAGATGGCAGAATCTTAGTTATCGACGACAATGAGAATCTATGTAGAAGCTTAGAGCTGGTGTTTGATAAAAAAGGATATTCAACGAAATCAGCTTACACCGGGGCTGAAGCCTTGGAAAAGATAAGGCAAGAAAAGTTTGATATCGGCCTTCTGGACATGCGGCTACCAGATATCAAAGGTACAGAACTCCTCAAGGAATTGTCGCAGAAAAATCCAGAAATGGATGTAATAGTAATCACTGGACATGCAACTGTAGATGATGCAGTTGAATCTCTTACATCCATTGCAACAGATTATATGATTAAGCCACTCGATATGGACAATGTCTTGAACACGGTAGAGGGGATTTTCGAGAAGAGGAGATTGATTCAGGAGAAAAGAGAAGCCGAAGAGGCTTTACGAAGCAGTGAGCAGCGATTCCGAAGCCTTGTCAGTTCGTTGCATGATATAGTATTCATTATTGATGATGAAAATAGGTATGCGGACTACTTCTGTTCTGATAGTCATCTGCTATATTTGCCACCTTCCGAGTTCCTAAACAAGCATATCTCAGAAGTGCTCCCACCTGAAGTTTCAGGAAAATTCACTACTGCGATTCAGAGAGTGCGTGAAACGGAACAACCTGAGACTATTGAATATCATCTTAATTTTGATGGGAAGCAAAGATGGTTTGAGACAGAAATCTCTCTTCACGAAAATGGGTCTGATATGATTGCTTCAGTTAAAGAAATCACCGAACAGGTGAATGCAAAGAAGCAGCTCGAAACCGCAGTAGAACTCTATATATCTACCATCGAAGCCGTTGACGATTGTATTCTTGTGGTAGATAACATGGGATATCCAATGCATTGGAATGACAAATTCGTAGACATATGGACCATTAACATAGAAGACATGGGCACCATGACCGCACTTGAGATATTCCAAGAATTCGATTTCCTATTGGAGGGGTCTCAAGAATTCATTGAGATTCTTGAGAGCATCGATGAATCAAAGAGGGAAGCCACTGGAATCCTTGAATTTCGCGATGGGAGGGCATTTGAATGGTATACAGCCCCAATTATCGAGCAAGTGGAGCTGGTCGCCCGGGTTTGGACATTCAGTGATATCACTCAACTTAAACGAGCTGAAGAATCAGCATATCTGTATCTAGATTTACTCGGACATGATGTTAGAAATCATCTTCAAGGAATAACCATCGGAGTCGATATACTAGAATCTGCAAATGACTCAGAAACAGTGCGGGCAGCCATGAATACATTGAGGGAGGGTATAAGCAAAACATCACGACTGATAGACAAGGTGAAGAGTACCGAGAATCTACCTAGCAGCAAACTTAGAACCAGACGGTTGGATCATGCAGTCGCACACGTAGCCGAAGACTGTAGGTCCCGCTTTTCGGATACGAATCTCATTGTAGAAATCGAAGTACAAGAGGCAAAAACCCCCGCCGATGAGCATCTCGAATATTTGATTATGAATCTTGTAGAAAATGCGGTACAAGAAAATCCACGCGAAACGAAAAAGGTCTGGATCAATTTATCCGAAGCAGTCAACGGTTTTGAGCTGTCAGTAAAAGACAACGGCACGGGATTATCAGACAACAGGAAAAAGGAGTTGTTCAACTCAAGTAGGCGATATGGAGGCATAGGCCTACATCAAGTGAAGCAGATTGCAGAGAAATACGGCGGATATATTCATGTGAAAGACAGAGTCCCGAACGATTATTCCCAAGGAGCAGAATTCAAAGTATACTTCCCAGCCGCAGATTAG
- a CDS encoding MFS transporter has protein sequence MTLSQPSENGKEYREVSEETKASDMSWWQSLKIVTSNRNFTIYLITVWIYSSMSVLYRYFNLYFRDLGIPYVMIGFLFSVLLGIRLLGNFVSGYFADNYDRRRLAVVTMALSSLGYLLLSFAGDYITILGSMTIIGASSFTGTAGRAYYMEHIDRRFGGVAQSLFTLGTALGLVPLYVVSLLFNQGWEFIPVMKILLFIAGLLYAVCAFIRATALESTATPERAQKSENLLKDFLSENWRGLKLLARVFPVFLAVLMFDALSDSLYRFAELYYINETLQFGIGDINLILLLTLLISVPLTLLLGRVFDKQGGHKLTVAVYSVMPLAIGLLIIAQFIPYVAPVSWQNAVDAIYPGLRVIFSLAFIATATKSINDVLWRSLINTYIQKSLPRQDLGKMISLSTTFTMLLLAIGPSIAGIIYDLFKGVPLLLAALFINIAILAVLAKRSMEPKASIEELEAEAENGKLSPDMLE, from the coding sequence GTGACATTATCACAGCCATCAGAAAACGGCAAAGAATACAGAGAAGTGTCTGAAGAAACGAAAGCTTCCGACATGAGCTGGTGGCAATCACTCAAAATCGTGACCTCAAATAGGAATTTCACAATCTATCTCATCACAGTATGGATCTATAGCAGCATGTCGGTGCTATACCGCTATTTCAACCTCTATTTCCGAGATCTTGGGATCCCGTACGTTATGATTGGGTTTCTGTTCTCGGTTCTTCTTGGGATAAGGTTGTTGGGGAATTTTGTCTCGGGTTATTTCGCGGACAATTATGACAGAAGAAGACTAGCGGTTGTCACTATGGCATTGTCCTCTTTGGGATACCTCTTACTGTCGTTTGCGGGGGATTACATAACCATTCTTGGATCAATGACAATTATTGGGGCTTCTTCATTCACAGGAACTGCAGGCAGAGCATACTATATGGAGCACATCGACAGGAGATTTGGAGGCGTTGCACAGAGTCTATTCACCCTAGGCACTGCATTGGGATTAGTGCCGCTATATGTAGTGAGTTTGCTCTTCAATCAGGGTTGGGAGTTCATTCCGGTTATGAAGATATTGCTATTCATTGCTGGTCTTCTTTACGCGGTCTGTGCATTCATTAGAGCAACTGCACTAGAGTCAACAGCTACACCGGAGAGGGCGCAGAAATCGGAGAATCTTCTGAAAGACTTTCTATCCGAAAACTGGCGTGGGTTGAAGCTGCTTGCGCGAGTCTTTCCTGTATTCTTGGCTGTTTTGATGTTTGATGCTCTCAGTGATAGCCTGTACAGATTCGCAGAGCTTTACTATATAAATGAGACACTGCAATTCGGTATTGGGGATATCAATCTCATCCTCCTTCTGACGTTACTTATATCGGTCCCATTGACGTTGCTCCTTGGTCGGGTCTTTGATAAGCAGGGCGGGCATAAGCTGACAGTTGCCGTTTACTCTGTGATGCCGCTCGCAATTGGTTTGTTAATCATAGCTCAGTTTATTCCGTACGTAGCTCCTGTTTCCTGGCAAAATGCTGTAGACGCAATCTACCCCGGTTTAAGAGTGATTTTCTCACTTGCGTTCATAGCGACAGCTACCAAATCAATCAACGATGTACTTTGGAGAAGTCTAATCAATACGTATATTCAGAAGTCGCTCCCCCGCCAAGACTTGGGAAAGATGATTAGTCTGTCAACAACATTCACAATGCTCCTTCTCGCGATAGGCCCATCCATCGCAGGCATCATCTATGATCTATTCAAGGGTGTTCCGCTCCTGTTGGCTGCATTATTCATCAATATAGCCATACTTGCAGTACTAGCCAAAAGGAGCATGGAACCAAAAGCATCGATAGAGGAACTTGAAGCTGAAGCAGAAAATGGAAAACTAAGCCCAGATATGCTCGAATAA